One Caretta caretta isolate rCarCar2 chromosome 8, rCarCar1.hap1, whole genome shotgun sequence DNA window includes the following coding sequences:
- the ATOX1 gene encoding copper transport protein ATOX1 — translation MPKHEFSVDMTCEGCSNAVTRVLNKLGGVQFEIDLPNKKVCINSEHSIDTLLATLKKTGKSASYLGEK, via the exons ATGCCG AAGCATGAGTTTTCTGTTGACATGACCTGCGAAGGGTGCTCCAATGCGGTCACCCGCGTTCTCAACAAGCTGGGAG GTGTCCAGTTTGAGATCGACCTGCCCAACAAGAAGGTGTGCATCAATTCGGAGCACAGCATCGACACCTTGCTGGCCACGCTGAAGAAAACCGGGAAGAGCGCCTCCTACCTGGGGGAGAAATAA